The Blautia hydrogenotrophica DSM 10507 genome window below encodes:
- a CDS encoding BMP family protein, whose translation MKKRILALVMAVGMTVGLLAGCGGNSGSSDKEAAQTATEEGKSDSEVKPALLLSGSANDHSWNQFGYEALMKVKEELGVEVTYSENVTTVDQLQAIRDYASKGYNPIIGHGGAFEDDMIKVGEEFPDTQFIVVAGGTGAEPNVLSVDNAPWQYGYSYGWMAAKITKSNKIGFITGMEGVSTMNNLVGSWRDGAKSANPDVETSVVYISDMGDVAKAREAALSLKAAGCDVIMHELNAGMQGVIDVCKENNIYTLGRSESDKEYAPDQLLTYTEFDWAPKYVDLVKKTMDGELSGGTYFYGFHTPEAPGFVFHYDEEHSWNPEVVSDELLEEFKTEVEEMFVESPDRTYTAEDAAGGTK comes from the coding sequence ATGAAGAAAAGAATCCTGGCGTTGGTGATGGCAGTGGGAATGACCGTGGGATTGTTAGCAGGCTGTGGAGGTAATTCCGGAAGTTCTGACAAGGAAGCTGCGCAGACGGCTACAGAGGAAGGAAAGTCAGACTCAGAGGTAAAGCCGGCTTTGTTGCTGAGCGGTAGCGCCAACGATCATAGCTGGAACCAATTCGGCTATGAGGCTTTGATGAAGGTAAAAGAGGAGCTGGGAGTGGAAGTCACCTACTCGGAGAATGTCACTACAGTGGACCAGCTGCAGGCAATCCGAGACTATGCTTCCAAGGGGTACAATCCGATCATTGGCCACGGTGGTGCCTTTGAGGATGACATGATTAAAGTTGGCGAGGAATTTCCTGACACTCAGTTTATCGTGGTAGCCGGGGGAACCGGGGCAGAACCTAATGTATTGTCTGTGGACAATGCGCCCTGGCAGTATGGGTATTCCTATGGCTGGATGGCAGCGAAAATTACCAAGTCTAATAAAATTGGATTTATCACAGGCATGGAAGGTGTGTCCACGATGAATAACCTGGTGGGAAGCTGGAGAGACGGAGCAAAATCAGCGAACCCGGATGTGGAGACTTCTGTGGTATATATCAGTGACATGGGAGACGTGGCAAAAGCCAGAGAAGCGGCGCTATCACTGAAAGCGGCTGGCTGCGATGTGATCATGCATGAGCTGAATGCAGGAATGCAGGGTGTGATTGACGTGTGCAAGGAAAACAATATTTATACGCTGGGAAGAAGCGAGTCTGATAAAGAGTATGCTCCAGATCAGCTTTTGACTTATACGGAATTTGACTGGGCACCCAAATATGTGGATTTGGTGAAGAAGACCATGGACGGTGAGTTGTCAGGCGGTACTTATTTCTACGGTTTCCATACACCAGAGGCACCAGGATTTGTGTTCCATTATGATGAGGAACATTCTTGGAATCCGGAAGTAGTCTCCGATGAGCTGCTGGAAGAATTTAAGACAGAAGTAGAAGAGATGTTCGTGGAGAGTCCAGACCGCACGTACACTGCGGAGGACGCAGCAGGAGGTACCAAGTAA